From Microbacterium sp. YJN-G, a single genomic window includes:
- a CDS encoding nuclear transport factor 2 family protein — protein sequence MAGLVTAAPTVGAAAHDASDAAPDPASDAVERRLRALEDRAEITELIARYGPAVDRGDARAVAALWTDDGEYAFDDTVLDADGILTLVDLESHQEFLRRGCAHIVSAPTITIDGDTAVATTHSAVLAGSGELWEPARVSANRWELVRTTAGWRVHRRMNRLLDGSAAARALLDQAASDPLSP from the coding sequence GTGGCAGGACTGGTGACTGCCGCTCCGACGGTCGGCGCCGCCGCGCACGACGCATCGGATGCCGCGCCCGACCCCGCATCGGATGCCGTCGAGCGGCGTCTGCGTGCCCTCGAGGACAGGGCGGAGATCACCGAGCTCATCGCGCGGTACGGCCCGGCCGTCGATCGCGGAGATGCCCGCGCCGTGGCGGCGCTGTGGACCGACGACGGCGAGTACGCCTTCGACGACACCGTGCTCGACGCCGACGGCATCCTGACGCTCGTCGACCTCGAATCTCACCAGGAGTTCCTGCGTCGCGGCTGCGCGCACATCGTCTCGGCGCCGACGATCACGATCGACGGCGACACCGCGGTGGCCACCACCCACTCCGCCGTGCTCGCCGGATCCGGTGAATTGTGGGAGCCCGCCCGGGTCAGCGCCAACCGCTGGGAACTGGTGCGCACGACCGCCGGCTGGCGGGTTCACCGTCGGATGAATCGCCTGCTCGACGGCTCGGCCGCCGCCAGGGCGCTGCTCGATCAGGCAGCCTCGGACCCGCTCAGCCCGTGA